A window of Desulforamulus hydrothermalis Lam5 = DSM 18033 contains these coding sequences:
- a CDS encoding YlbF family regulator, protein MSVYEMAVELGKKLSATEEYQRVLAAQQAVAQDQEARNLVKDFQQLQQAYQRMQMMGHRLTEDNLKTLEEAEKKASAHPLVKDYLNAQAIFYEVVNEVNLKIQEGLKGTPAAEQSRETGGCSCSSNTDGVCGGSCSGC, encoded by the coding sequence ATGTCGGTTTATGAGATGGCGGTGGAACTGGGTAAAAAATTATCCGCCACCGAGGAATATCAAAGGGTTTTAGCGGCCCAGCAGGCGGTAGCCCAGGATCAAGAAGCCCGCAACCTGGTCAAAGACTTTCAACAACTGCAGCAGGCTTACCAGCGCATGCAAATGATGGGCCACCGGTTAACCGAGGATAATTTGAAAACCCTGGAGGAAGCAGAGAAAAAAGCCTCTGCCCATCCCCTGGTAAAGGATTACCTGAACGCCCAGGCGATTTTTTACGAGGTTGTCAATGAGGTTAACTTAAAAATACAAGAAGGCTTAAAAGGCACCCCGGCGGCGGAACAGTCCCGGGAAACGGGCGGCTGCAGCTGCTCCTCGAACACCGACGGCGTTTGCGGCGGTTCCTGCTCCGGCTGCTAG